In the Populus trichocarpa isolate Nisqually-1 chromosome 1, P.trichocarpa_v4.1, whole genome shotgun sequence genome, one interval contains:
- the LOC7460550 gene encoding uncharacterized protein LOC7460550, which yields MECNKDEATRAKEIAEKKLFAKDIAGAKKFALKAQNLYPGLEGIPQMLATLDVYIAAENKINGEADWYGILGADPQADDEMVRKHYRKLALMLHPDKNKSIGADGAFKCISEAWSLLSDKTKRVAYDQRRNGKVFQKGSSAAGSSSAKPGSNGSYNFTKSSVKTHKSSPRTGHSSTPASSYKTKPNTFWTVCHGCKMQYEYLRVYLNHKLLCPNCHEPFLAIEMPPPPSHASRSAAPWSSFQQQQQQHSNHQAATSRHTSNSGRSSVNSSNVRAGGSNGPDSNNQANFQWGPFSRAGGASTATQPASVVQQAHEKVKREREEAQAATKREEALKRKNHASKKTSNASSSVNSNAAKRRRGMDDVGHGNNGNLSANQMGVGFGGSGTGRTANVSGFRQGSSENRVNGITKPYGMRDVSQSEIQTLLMEKAKTDIQKKINEWKSAKVVKSAAKEGAGSEKGIDQGGISLSNPDIANQNKSVDSMGMENGADGIKTSSITSSGKTDAETLETMSINVPDPDFHDFDKDRTERCFEENQVWAAYDADDGMPRYYAMIHSVISLNPFKMRISWLNSKTNSELGPLNWVGSGFSKTCGDFRVGRYEIYNSLNSFSHKVRWTKGTRGVIHIYPRKGDVWALYRNWSPEWNELTADEVIHKYDMVEVLEDYSEELGVTVTPLVKVAGFKTVFHQHLDPKEVRRIPREEMFRFSHHVPSYLLMGQEGPNAPKGCRELDPAATPPELLQVVVDVKEEEIVENGGIQRARQEKNLAGEGKSQSPVTL from the coding sequence ATGGAATGCAACAAAGATGAGGCCACTAGAGCCAAAGAGATTGCTGAGAAGAAGTTATTTGCGAAAGACATTGCAGGGGCAAAGAAATTTGCTTTGAAGGCCCAGAACTTGTATCCTGGACTTGAAGGCATTCCTCAGATGTTAGCCACACTTGATGTGTATATTGCTGCTGAGAACAAAATAAATGGGGAAGCAGATTGGTATGGGATACTTGGTGCAGATCCGCAAGCAGATGACGAGATGGTGCGGAAACATTATAGGAAACTGGCTCTTATGCTTCATCCTGATAAAAACAAGTCTATTGGAGCGGATGGTGCATTTAAATGTATATCCGAGGCATGGagtttattgtctgataaaaccAAGAGGGTGGCGTATGACCAGAGAAGAAATGGCAAAGTATTTCAAAAGGGCTCTTCTGCTGCTGGTAGTTCATCAGCAAAACCAGGGTCCAATGGGTCTTACAATTTCACTAAATCGAGTGTGAAGACACACAAAAGTAGTCCTCGAACTGGGCATTCTTCAACTCCTGCTTCATCTTATAAGACAAAACCCAATACCTTTTGGACTGTTTGTCATGGATGCAAGATGCAATATGAGTATCTCAGAGTCTATCTTAATCATAAGCTCCTTTGTCCTAATTGCCATGAGCCATTTTTAGCCATTGAAATGCCACCCCCACCTTCACATGCGTCTAGGTCAGCCGCACCATGGAGTTCttttcagcagcagcagcagcagcactcAAACCATCAAGCTGCTACTAGCAGACACACATCAAATTCTGGAAGGAGTAGTGTCAACTCTTCAAATGTGAGAGCAGGGGGATCCAATGGCCCTGATTCAAATAATCAGGCCAACTTTCAGTGGGGCCCTTTCTCTAGAGCTGGTGGTGCTTCAACTGCTACTCAACCTGCAAGTGTGGTCCAGCAGGCACATGAAAAGGTGAAGAGAGAGCGTGAGGAAGCACAGGCAGCTACAAAAAGAGAGGAGGCCCTGAAGCGAAAGAATCATGCCTCAAAGAAGACGTCCAATGCATCTTCTAGTGTGAATTCTAATGCTGCAAAGAGAAGAAGAGGCATGGATGATGTTGGCCATGGCAACAATGGAAATCTGTCTGCAAATCAGATGGGTGTAGGATTTGGTGGATCTGGCACTGGCCGCACTGCTAATGTATCTGGATTTAGGCAGGGAAGTTCTGAAAACAGGGTGAATGGAATCACTAAGCCCTATGGCATGAGGGATGTCTCCCAATCTGAAATTCAAACCTTACTAATGGAGAAGGCAAAGACAgacattcaaaagaaaataaatgaatggaAGTCAGCTAAAGTAGTTAAATCTGCAGCCAAAGAGGGAGCAGGGAGTGAGAAAGGAATTGATCAGGGGGGAATTTCTTTGTCAAACCCTGACATAGCTAACCAAAACAAGTCAGTTGATTCGATGGGCATGGAAAATGGAGCCGATGGCATCAAAACTTCTTCCATCACTTCTAGTGGGAAAACAGATGCTGAAACTTTGGAGACAATGTCAATAAATGTCCCAGATCCtgattttcatgattttgacAAAGACCGAACTGAAAGATGTTTTGAGGAAAACCAGGTATGGGCTGCATATGATGCTGATGATGGGATGCCTCGATATTATGCTATGATCCACAGTGTAATTTCTTTGAATCCATTCAAAATGCGGATCAGTTGGCttaattcaaaaactaataGTGAACTGGGTCCACTAAACTGGGTTGGTTCTGGCTTCTCAAAAACTTGCGGTGACTTCAGAGTGGGCAGATATGAGATTTATAACTCACTCAATTCCTTTTCACACAAGGTTAGGTGGACAAAAGGAACACGTGGGGTGATTCACATATATCCCAGAAAAGGAGATGTATGGGCTCTCTATCGGAATTGGTCCCCAGAGTGGAACGAGCTGACAGCAGATGAGGTGATACACAAGTATGACATGGTGGAAGTACTTGAAGACTACAGTGAAGAACTAGGTGTAACTGTTACTCCCTTGGTAAAAGTTGCTGGTTTCAAGACAGTGTTTCACCAGCATTTGGACCCCAAGGAAGTCAGGAGGATCCCAAGGGAAGAGATGTTTAGATTTTCTCACCATGTTCCCTCATACTTGCTTATGGGTCAAGAAGGTCCGAATGCTCCGAAAGGTTGTCGGGAGCTGGACCCAGCGGCTACTCCACCAGAACTTCTTCAGGTTGTGGTAGATGTCAAGGAAGAGGAGATTGTGGAGAATGGGGGGATTCAAAGGGCGAGGCAAGAAAAAAATCTCGCAGGAGAGGGAAAGAGTCAATCACCTGTAACTTTGTGA
- the LOC7460551 gene encoding uncharacterized protein LOC7460551 has product MTTSRRLADRKVDRFDKKVTKRGAVGETSTRKGKDYPVGPLLLGFFIFVVIGSSLFQIIRTASSGGMA; this is encoded by the exons ATg ACTACATCAAGGCGTCTTGCTGATAGGAAAGTCGATAGATTTGACAAGAAGGTTACAAAGAGAGGAGCTGTGGGCGAAACAAGCACCAGAAAGGGAAAGGATTATCCTGTTGGTCCTCTTCTCCTTGGATTCTTCATCTTTGTTGTCATTGGATCAT CTCTATTCCAGATAATCAGGACAGCTTCAAGTGGAGGCATGGCCTAA